The following are from one region of the Candidatus Eisenbacteria bacterium genome:
- the hppD gene encoding 4-hydroxyphenylpyruvate dioxygenase, whose protein sequence is MKPKTGSTAAPKPSSAAAPKAKPSQSAPDDFLKIRGTDHVEFYVGNAKQAAYYYAHAFGLSAAAYGGLETGLRDRASYVLQQGKVRLVLTAALGPDGPIADHVQRHGDGVRDIALDVEDVDRAWEGTTKRGARSIQEPHDVQDEHGVIRRAAIATYGDTIHSFIDRSNYKGAFLPGYRSTGARVEPGPLLYIDHMVGNVALGDMNRYVAYYRDVMGFSQFQHFDDKDISTEYSALMSKVMADGSGRIKFPINEPAEGKRKSQIEEYLDFYRGPGVQHIALATADIIDTVARLRDSGVAFLTVPPAYYEMLPSRVGTTENIDTLAGLGILVDRDEEGYLLQLFTKPVEDRPTVFYEIIQRKGSRGFGKGNFKALFEAIEREQALRGNL, encoded by the coding sequence ATGAAACCGAAGACGGGCAGCACAGCCGCGCCGAAGCCGAGCAGCGCCGCGGCGCCCAAGGCCAAGCCAAGCCAGAGTGCCCCGGACGACTTCCTGAAGATCCGCGGGACCGACCACGTCGAGTTCTACGTCGGGAACGCGAAGCAGGCGGCGTACTACTACGCGCACGCCTTCGGGCTCTCCGCCGCGGCGTACGGCGGCCTCGAGACGGGGCTCCGAGACCGCGCCTCGTACGTGCTCCAGCAGGGGAAGGTCCGGCTGGTCCTGACCGCGGCGCTCGGGCCGGACGGTCCGATCGCGGACCACGTCCAGCGGCACGGGGACGGCGTCCGGGACATCGCGCTTGACGTCGAGGACGTCGACCGGGCGTGGGAGGGCACCACGAAACGCGGCGCACGCTCGATCCAGGAGCCCCACGACGTCCAGGACGAGCACGGCGTGATTCGCCGGGCGGCGATCGCCACCTACGGCGACACGATCCACTCCTTCATCGACCGGTCGAACTACAAGGGCGCGTTCCTTCCCGGCTATCGCTCGACCGGCGCCAGGGTCGAGCCCGGCCCGCTCCTCTACATCGACCACATGGTCGGGAACGTGGCGCTGGGGGACATGAACCGCTACGTCGCCTACTACCGCGACGTCATGGGGTTCAGCCAATTCCAGCATTTCGACGACAAGGACATCTCCACCGAATACTCCGCGCTCATGTCGAAGGTGATGGCGGACGGATCGGGCCGGATCAAGTTCCCGATCAACGAGCCGGCCGAGGGAAAACGGAAATCCCAGATCGAGGAGTACCTCGATTTCTACCGCGGCCCGGGCGTGCAGCACATCGCGCTCGCGACGGCGGACATCATCGACACCGTGGCGCGGCTTCGCGACAGCGGCGTGGCGTTCCTCACGGTTCCGCCCGCGTACTACGAGATGCTCCCGTCGCGCGTCGGGACGACCGAGAACATCGACACGCTCGCGGGCCTGGGAATCCTCGTCGACCGGGACGAGGAGGGCTACCTCCTCCAGCTGTTCACCAAACCGGTCGAGGACCGTCCGACCGTCTTCTACGAGATCATCCAGCGAAAGGGAAGCCGCGGCTTCGGAAAGGGGAACTTCAAGGCCCTCTTCGAGGCGATCGAGCGGGAACAGGCTCTCCGAGGCAACCTCTAA